From the genome of Metallibacterium scheffleri:
CAGATGCCCAGGCGCCCTGGCCCAGATAGGTGCCGGAATGGGTGTCGTCGACGCCGAGTGCGGCGAGAATCGGATGCGTCATGGAAAGTTCCTGCGATGGCGGCGGCACGGGGCCACACAATCGGCAGATTCTAGCAGCCGGCTGATTGCCGCTCTGCGCGACCGGATGGCGGACCCGCCCCGATCCGCACGGCGACCTTCCCGTTGTTGATCCGGGCAGGAAGTCGGCTTCGAATCTGTCATGCAGACTTGAACGAGCCTCACGGAGCGGAGATCGCCTGATAGAGTTCGCGCCGGGAGCACACCATGCGCATCGCCATCCTGGCACCTGAAAAAATCGAATTCAGCAGCGCTGCCGCATCCATCACGCTGGGCAGCTCGGCTGGCGACGACATCGTGCTCGCTGGTGAAGGCGTCGCCGCCGCCCATGCGCGCTTGAGTCTGGACGCGCGCGGCTATGTCCTGGAAGTGGGCGCGGCGGTGGCACCGATCCACGTCAACGCACGCCCGGTACGCGAGCGCGCACTGCTGCACGCGGGCGATCAGATCAGCATCGGCGCCGCGCAGGTCCTGCTGCTGGGCGAGCACGTGTGCGAGGCCTGCCCGGATGATGCCGAACCCGACACCGAGGTGCCGCCTGGAGCGTTGAGCCTGCGTGGTATCGGCGGCTCGCGCAGTGGCGCGGCGCTCAGCGTTGCGCCGACGCTGGAGCTGGGTGCCGACGGACTGCCGGCTGGCCTGGGGGCGAATGCGGGCTCACTGCGCGTGTTCTGCGTGCAGGGGCGCCCGGCCATGCTGTGCCGCGATCTGCCCATGGCGGCATGGCCGCGCATCAACGGTCACGTTGCGGCATGTGCTTGGTTGCACGATGGTGATCAAATCAGCATCGGCGCGCAGCGTTACCTGGTGGATGCACCCCCCGACGCAGCGCGCCATGATGCCGTGGATGCCTTCATTCCGGCTGAAGCCGCGCGTCCGGAAGACACCGCCGGGCCGCGCCGCGAGGTGTGGTGGCTGCTGCTTACTGCGGCGGTGATCGCGCTCGTGCTGGCGCTGCTGCTGGCCATTCGCCATTGAACGACCCTGGAGTGACGCCATGAGCCGCACCTGGAATTTCGCCGCTGGCCCAGCCGCCATGCCCGAGGAGGTGCTGCGGCAGGCGCAGGCCGAGCTGCTGGAATGGCGCGACGCGCGCGCCTCGGTGATGGAAATCTCGCATCGCAGCAAGGCGTTCATGGCGCTGGCCGCCGAAATCGAATCCGACCTGCGGGGTCTGGCCGCGATTCCAGCGCATTACAAGGTGCTGTTTTTGCAGGGTGGCGCCACGCTGCAATTCGCGCTGCTGGCGATGAATCTGGCCGCGCCAGGGCAACATGCCGATTACGTGCTCAGCGGCCACTGGGGCGAGAAGGCCGCGCGCGAGGCCGCGCCTTATGTCGAGGTGCGCATCGCCGCCGACGCGCGCGCCAGCCAGTACCGTGCCTTGCCACCACGTGCCGACTGGCTGCTCGATAGCGGTGCAGCCTACGTGCACTACACGCCCAACGAGACGATCCACGGGCTGGAGTTCGCCGATATCCCCGAGGTCGGCAGCGTGCCGCTGGTGGCGGATTTTTCCTCGAGCATCCTGTCCGCGCCGCTGGACGTCACGCGCTTCGGCATGATCTACGCCGGTGCGCAGAAAAACATCGGTCCCTCGGGCCTGACCCTGTTGATCATTCGCGAGGATCTGCTGACCCGCGCCACGCGTCCGATGGCGGGCATTTTCCGTTACGCGGAGCACGCGGCGCACGAGTCCATGCTCAACACGCCCAACACTTTCGGCTGGTATCTGGCTGGACTCACTTTGCAGTGGATCGCGCGCTGCGGCGGACTGGCGGCAATGGCCGTGCGCAACCGGCGCAAGGCCGACACCCTGTATGCGGCCATCGACGGCTCCGGCGGCTATTACCGCAACCCGGTCGATGCCAGCGCGCGTTCGCGCATGAACATTCCATTCTTCCTGCACGATGCCCGGCTCGATTCGGTGTTCCTGCGCGAATCCGAGCAGGCCGGCCTGCTGGCGCTGAAAGGCCATCGTGCGCTCGGCGGCATGCGCGCATCGCTGTACAACGCCATGCCGCAGGAAGGCGTGGAGGCGCTGGTGGCGTTCATGCAGGACTTCAACAAGCGCCATGGTTGAATCAGCGCCGCGCTTCGCGCAGGATGCGGGTTCCTGTCGCGATGCACCATCATGGCCAACGAAGCAGAACCGCAGCCCGTGGTTTCTCCCGCACCCGGCGCCAATCTGACCGAAGCGCGCCAGCGCATCGACAGCATCGACCGCGAACTGCAGGCGCTCATCGCCGAACGCGCGCGCTGGGCGCAGCAGGTGGGTCGCGCCAAAGGGCCGCTGAAAGCGGCAGTGGACTACTACCGCCCCGAGCGCGAGGCGCAGGTGCTGCGCATGGTGGTGGACCGCAACCAGGGGCCGCTGTCGGATGCCGAGCTGGTGCGCCTGTTTCGCGAGATCATGTCGGCCTGCCTGGCGCAGCAGGAGCCGTTGCGCATCGGTTTTCTCGGCCCTGAGGGCACCTTCAGCCAGCAGGCCGCGCAAAAACACTTCGGCCATAGCGCGCGCCTGTTGCCGCTGGCCAGTATCGAGGAGGTATTCCAGGAGGTCGAAGCCGGGCACGCCGATTTCGGCATCGTGCCGGTGGAAAACTCCGGGCAGGGCACCATCCAGTCCACACTCGACATGTTTCTGACTTCGCCGTTGAAGATTTGCGGCGAGGTCGAGTTGCGCGTGCGCCAATACCTGCTTTCGCGCACAGGACAGCTCGCGGATGTCGAGCGCGTGTATGCGCACCCGCAGTCGCTGGCGCAATGCAAGGTCTGGTTGCGCCAGCACGTGCCGGCCAGCGAGCGTGCAGCGGTGGCCAGCAACGCCGAGGGCGCGCGCCGCGCGCGTCTGGCCGACGACGTCGCGGCGATCGCCGGCGAGGCCGTGGCGCACATCTACGGCCTCAAGGTCATTGCCGGCCCGATCGAGGATCGTCCCGACAACACCACGCGCTTTCTGGTGCTGGGGCGCGAACTGTTTCCAGCCTCGGGCAACGATCGCACTTCGCTGCTGGTGTTCGTCAACGACCAGCCCGGCGCGCTGTTCAATGCGCTCAGCCCGTTCGCCGCGCATGGAGTCAGCATGAATCGCATCGAGTCGCGGCCTGCGCACAGCGGTACCTGGCAGTATGCATTTTTCATCGACCTGTCCGGTCACATCGAGGACACGCCGCTGCGCGCCGCGCTGCAGGAACTCGCGCCGCATGCGGCCGAGATCCGCGTGCTGGGTTCCTACCCGGTGGCGATTCCGTGATGCGCACGCGCGCAGCGCCACGCACATGAGCGCGCGGCTGGACTGGATCTGCCACGCGGGCGCAGCACTGCGCGGCAGCGTGCGCGTGCCGGGCGACAAGTCGATCTCGCATCGTGCATTGATGCTGGCCGCGCTGGCGCACGGCAGTTCTCGCGTCAGCGGTTTCCTCGAAGGCGAGGACACCCGTGCCACCGCGCGCATCCTGCAGCAGCTTGGCGTGCGCATCACCGCGCCCAGCGCTGGCGAGCGCGTAATCGATGGCGTCGGCCTGCATGGCCTGCGTGCCAGCGCACAGCCGCTGGATTGCGGCAACGCTGGCACCGGCATGCGCCTGCTCGCGGGGTTGCTGGCCGGACAGGATTTCGACAGCGTGCTGATCGGCGACGCCTCGCTGTCGCAGCGGCCGATGCGGCGCGTGATCGAGCCATTGGCCGCATTGGGCGCGCGCATCGACAGCAGCGATGGCAGGCCACCGCTGCGCATTCACGGCGGTGCGCTGCTGCGCGCGCGCGCGTTGCGCACGGCCATCGCCAGCGCCCAGGTCAAATCTGCCATCCTGCTGGCGGGCTTGTACGCCGATGGCGTGACACGTGTGGACGAGGCACAGCCCACCCGCGATTACACCGAGCGCATGTTGCAGGCCTTCGGCTGGCCGATCGAATTCGGCCCCGGTTGGGCGGCCCTGCCGGGTCGGCAAAGCCTGCAAGCGAGCGATGTGCAGGTCCCCGGTGATTTTTCCTCGGCGGCGTTTTTCATTGTCGCCGCGACCCTGGTTCCGGGCAGCGAACTGCTGCTGCGGGATGTTGGCCTCAATCCGCGCCGCACCGGGCTGATCGAGGTCTTGCGCGCCATGGGCGCGGACATCCGCATCGAGGCTCCACACCAGCGCGGCGGCGAGCCGACCGCCGATCTGCGCGTGCGCCATGCGGACTTGCGCGGCATCGAGGTGCCACGCGAACAGGTAGCGGACATGATCGACGAGTTTCCGATCCTGTTCGTTGCCGCGGCCTGCGCCACGGGCGTGACGCGCGTGCATGGTGCTGCCGAATTGCGGGTCAAGGAATCCGACCGGATCGCGGTGATGGCCAGCGGCTTGCGCGCGCTGGGCATCGATGTGCAGGAGAACCCCGACGGCGCCCTGATCCAGGGTGGCAGTCTGCGCGGCGGCGCAGTGGAAAGCCATGGCGATCACCGCTGCGCGATGAGCTTTGCCGTGGCCGCACTGCGCGCCAGTGCCCCGGTGCGCATCGCGGATTGCGCCAATGTCGCAACCTCGTTCCCCGGCTTCGAGGCATTGGCGCGCGGCGTCGGTTTCGATCTGCACGTGGCCACCCAGGCGCAGATGGCATGAACGCTGGCGGCTTGCCCGGGTTCAGCGTGGTCATTCCAGCGCGTTTCGCTTCCACGCGCCTGCCGGGCAAGCCGCTGCGCCTGCTGGCCGGCGTGCCCTTGATCGTGCACGTGGCGCGACGCGCGCTGAGCATGGGCGCGGTGCAAGTGGTGCTGGCCACCGATGACACGCGCATCGCCGCGGCAGTGAGCGGCCTCGACGTGTGCATGGTGATGACGCGCGCCGATCATGCGTCGGGCAGCGATCGGCTCGCCGAGTGCGCCATGGCGTGTGCCTGGCCCGAGGATCACATCGTCGTCAATCTGCAGGGCGACGAGCCCTTCGTGCCGGTTGCCGGGGTGCATGCCGTGGTTGCAGCGCTGGCGCAGGGCGACGCGGCGATGGCGACCCTTGCGGTACCGATCGACGCGATCGATGAGTTGTTCGATCCCAACGTGGTCAAGCTGGTCTGCGATCGCAGCGGGCATGCGCTGTATTTCAGCCGCGCGCCGGTGCCGTGGGCGCGCGACGCACTGGCGCATGATCGCCGCAGCCTGCCGCAAAACGTGCCTGTGCTGCGCCATATCGGTCTGTACGCTTATCGCGCCGGCTTTCTGCGCCATTTCGCGCAGCTTGAGCCGACCCCGCTGGAACGCGCCGAGGCGCTGGAACAGTTGCGCGCGCTGGAACATGGTTATCGCATCAGCGTGGCACTGAGCGTGGATGAATTTCCACCCGGCATCGATACCGAGCAGGATCTCGCGCGCGCCGAGGCATACCTGCACGCGTGCGCGGCGCGCACTGCGC
Proteins encoded in this window:
- the pheA gene encoding prephenate dehydratase: MANEAEPQPVVSPAPGANLTEARQRIDSIDRELQALIAERARWAQQVGRAKGPLKAAVDYYRPEREAQVLRMVVDRNQGPLSDAELVRLFREIMSACLAQQEPLRIGFLGPEGTFSQQAAQKHFGHSARLLPLASIEEVFQEVEAGHADFGIVPVENSGQGTIQSTLDMFLTSPLKICGEVELRVRQYLLSRTGQLADVERVYAHPQSLAQCKVWLRQHVPASERAAVASNAEGARRARLADDVAAIAGEAVAHIYGLKVIAGPIEDRPDNTTRFLVLGRELFPASGNDRTSLLVFVNDQPGALFNALSPFAAHGVSMNRIESRPAHSGTWQYAFFIDLSGHIEDTPLRAALQELAPHAAEIRVLGSYPVAIP
- the serC gene encoding 3-phosphoserine/phosphohydroxythreonine transaminase, which codes for MSRTWNFAAGPAAMPEEVLRQAQAELLEWRDARASVMEISHRSKAFMALAAEIESDLRGLAAIPAHYKVLFLQGGATLQFALLAMNLAAPGQHADYVLSGHWGEKAAREAAPYVEVRIAADARASQYRALPPRADWLLDSGAAYVHYTPNETIHGLEFADIPEVGSVPLVADFSSSILSAPLDVTRFGMIYAGAQKNIGPSGLTLLIIREDLLTRATRPMAGIFRYAEHAAHESMLNTPNTFGWYLAGLTLQWIARCGGLAAMAVRNRRKADTLYAAIDGSGGYYRNPVDASARSRMNIPFFLHDARLDSVFLRESEQAGLLALKGHRALGGMRASLYNAMPQEGVEALVAFMQDFNKRHG
- the kdsB gene encoding 3-deoxy-manno-octulosonate cytidylyltransferase, with translation MNAGGLPGFSVVIPARFASTRLPGKPLRLLAGVPLIVHVARRALSMGAVQVVLATDDTRIAAAVSGLDVCMVMTRADHASGSDRLAECAMACAWPEDHIVVNLQGDEPFVPVAGVHAVVAALAQGDAAMATLAVPIDAIDELFDPNVVKLVCDRSGHALYFSRAPVPWARDALAHDRRSLPQNVPVLRHIGLYAYRAGFLRHFAQLEPTPLERAEALEQLRALEHGYRISVALSVDEFPPGIDTEQDLARAEAYLHACAARTAPAG
- the aroA gene encoding 3-phosphoshikimate 1-carboxyvinyltransferase is translated as MSARLDWICHAGAALRGSVRVPGDKSISHRALMLAALAHGSSRVSGFLEGEDTRATARILQQLGVRITAPSAGERVIDGVGLHGLRASAQPLDCGNAGTGMRLLAGLLAGQDFDSVLIGDASLSQRPMRRVIEPLAALGARIDSSDGRPPLRIHGGALLRARALRTAIASAQVKSAILLAGLYADGVTRVDEAQPTRDYTERMLQAFGWPIEFGPGWAALPGRQSLQASDVQVPGDFSSAAFFIVAATLVPGSELLLRDVGLNPRRTGLIEVLRAMGADIRIEAPHQRGGEPTADLRVRHADLRGIEVPREQVADMIDEFPILFVAAACATGVTRVHGAAELRVKESDRIAVMASGLRALGIDVQENPDGALIQGGSLRGGAVESHGDHRCAMSFAVAALRASAPVRIADCANVATSFPGFEALARGVGFDLHVATQAQMA
- a CDS encoding FHA domain-containing protein; translation: MRIAILAPEKIEFSSAAASITLGSSAGDDIVLAGEGVAAAHARLSLDARGYVLEVGAAVAPIHVNARPVRERALLHAGDQISIGAAQVLLLGEHVCEACPDDAEPDTEVPPGALSLRGIGGSRSGAALSVAPTLELGADGLPAGLGANAGSLRVFCVQGRPAMLCRDLPMAAWPRINGHVAACAWLHDGDQISIGAQRYLVDAPPDAARHDAVDAFIPAEAARPEDTAGPRREVWWLLLTAAVIALVLALLLAIRH